atacaagtacacacacacacacacacacatgcagacacaccaAGCTCACACATGTATTAACCTTTAAATCACATTATATTTGCAATCCAATTCAGCATTTCTGCAGGAAGATAGTTCGTGactgaacaaagacaacagtgCCCAGAGGCCAATCATTCTCTTCGCTTCATCCAAAGCTCATTGTTTCAAAAATAAGCTCGTCGGACAAAGATAATGAGGGAGGGAATAGATGATGTCATAGTTTCACagctacctctctctctctctctctctctctctccccccctctctgttTTGCTATCAGCCTCCTCCCCTTTCTTTTCCCTGAAGAGAAGGTGTGGTGTATCATCACCTGGCCAGTAGCACACAGGCAGCCGCTCAGGTGACAGAACACTCTCAGgtagagaaataaagagagaggggacagagagaggggggagtgCAGCAGTTTGGGATacaaaggaggagggggaggcaaaGTCATCTGTAAACAAATGAACTGAGGCTGAAGTGAGACACACCTGGAGTCAAGTAAAGGCTGCTCGAGGCTGAACCGACAACTGAAATACTCAGACAGGGCTCTGAGTTCCTGGGACAGATACTTCACAGCACTGCAACAATGGCAAGAGAAAGATAATGGAAGAAAGGCACAAAAATGGAGGCATATGAGAAGGGCAGCATCACATGTTGAgaaagactgacagagaaaaaaaaacccagaaacatagaagagagagagagaccgggAGTGAAAGCAAAAGAAGCTCCacagaaaagagtaaaaaacatCGGAGCGCTTGTCAAAGGATTGCGAGGATTGCTTCAGAGATCTTCCCTTCGCCTCTACATCATGGCCTCTATGGGGATGCAGATGCTGGCCAGCGCCTTGTGCCTCCTGGGTTGGGCAGGGGTCATCATCAGCTGCATACTGCCCATGTGGCGGGTCACAGCCTTCGTGGGAAGCACCATCGTCACCTCCCAGACCATCTGGGAGGGCATCTGGATGACCTGCGTGGTCCAGAGCACAGGGCAGATCCAGTGTAAACCTTACGAGTCTCTCCTTGCCCTCAGCGCCGACCTGCAGGCCGCCAGGGCTCTCACCGTCCTCGCCATCACTACAGGAAGCGTGGGCCTCATTCTGGCCTTCATTGGTGGGAAGTGCACTCGTTTTTTGGATCAAGAAGGAGGCGGGATTAAGGGCAAAGTGGCCGTGGCAGCAGGGGCTGTGCTGATTGCCACagggctgctgtgtttgatACCCACGTCATGGGCAGCCGGGGCCGTTGTGAGGAAGTTCTACAGCGCCTCCATTGATGCTCAGCGGAGGGAGATTGGAGCCTGTCTCTACATCGGCTGGGGAGCATCCATACTGCTTATTCTGGGAGGGGGTTTGTTCATCAGCTCAGCATGCCCCCTCAAAGCCCACGACGCAGACAAGAGCCCCTCTGTCCGCTACCTGGTGGTCCGCTCCTCCAATGGGACCAGCCAGGCAGGTTCTCATCGCAGCAGAGTACCACCAGCAAAGTCTCAGCCTGTTGGAACCGTGTTTTCCAGGTCTCAAAGCTACGCGGGGGCATCAACAAAGTCTCAGCCGTACACAAGGCCGCCCTGGGAGGACGGGCCCGAGCAGGGCCCGAGGCAGGAGTCAGAAAGATCATGGGCACCATCAACAAACTCTCAGATGAAGAAGCCGGAGTCAATAAAATCTGAACACAGTGAGGCGCCATCTACAAAGTCTGCGCTGAAAAGAGCAGAAATGGAGGAGAACTCGTCAGCTGCAAGCAACAATGAGGACGCATCCTCTAATCCAGCGAGAACATACCTGTAACGtgggcacacacatacacacaaacgcaaCAAGTTATTTACAAGTGGTAGTTTACTTATTTTGTGATTGTCTACTGATGAAAAGCAGTTTGAGGTTGGCGTTGTTGTTCTATTTGTAGTCATCATCATGTTGTTTTGATCACAAGACGGAAGGGAAAAGGTCTGGCCTACATTCATCAGAGTAAAACAGCTTTAATATGTTATGTGCACTAAAACTGAACTCAGAAccaaatacagaaacagacTAAATCCAGGTGCAAGTGAAGTATGCCAttgttgtcttcttttctttttaaacattgTTAGCATTAATTTTGACATGCTTGATTCGATGTGACATGACACTTTTTTCTGACTGTTTAAATGCAGTGAGTGAGGATGAATCCGTCCGCATGAAGAATTTTACCTCAGACTTTTTagcttgtctgtctctgctggacaTACAGCAACTTGAATGCAACGTGAGTAATGAAGAAGCTCGAAGCAGCGACATGCTTTAGCCTATTTTAACTGATAACTGATGGACTTGTTGCAAACAAAAGTTACATTTTTTGTGTTGCGTTGGCTAAAAGACCGCTAATGTTAGCAAGGCTTTATGTAAAGATGctgattttgctttttgtcacaactgtgaaatgtgattttatgtgtattttatttgtatgtttaCTTTTCAATGACCATAAAGCAAATTATAGCCTTTTTCACTCATCTCAATGTATTAAACATGCTGGCACATCTAACAGGAGCTGAAAAGAGCCTTTCCTTTAAAGTTTAAAGCATCCCCCTGGACTTTTAGCCTGACAATTAAACTCCACAAGACAAACTGGTTTGACAGAGAGTGGTTACAGCCTCAGTGTTAGAGGAGGGAGGCACGATATGTTTGTAGAGGATTCAAACTTAGTTTCAGTGGATCACGTTTCTGGAacatttgtgggtttttttatttgttttattcaaatgtgtaGTTGCATCATTATGTGCTCATCTAATGCTGCCagctaaaaatgcaaaaactgtTTTACATTAGAGAAGACTCTGCGTTATGGGcagtacataaacacataagAGAGGAAGAAATTGAAGAAATTTGTGTGAGTaacaccaaaataaaataaaatgaaggaaGCCCAAGAATATGAACTTTAAGAAGAGACCCTCAGGTTTGTTTCACTATGACTGGGTGGATGCTGCCTCATCGAGAGCGGCCTATAAATTCTCCACAGCATCACCAGGTGCACCGTAAGATCCACTTTAACCTGTTAATGTTCAGTAGCTTCAAGGACGTTAAAATAATCTTATTCCACAAGCATATATATTGTGCTTTGAGTGAAACATTCAAAGGCAATACTCCCATGTTTTTTAATGGTTGCACTAttccatcaaatggaaatattcttGAGGTCTTGTTTGTGATTTTATACACGTTGTCTCTGAAATTCTGCCTGACAGGTTTGGTTTTGTTGGTGTGTGGATTTGAAATAAAGTTCTGTGGGTCTGAACTATGTTTGGCTGGACAGTTTGACTGACCCTCTGAGTGCGTCGCAAAGCACAGGGCTGATGTTGACGCTCATCTCACGGTCTTGAGGAacactgccatcttgtggtcaGAGGTGCgcataagaagaagaaaatctaaTAGATATAGAATAGAAATGTAAAGATGGTTAAagcatctatctatctatctatctatctatctatctatctatctatactcatagaaacattcaaacacctgcagaaacacacttaTCCTAATGCAATTTAGTTTGAATGAGGGTTATCTGATTAAATCCATTGaataaaacttttttcttccttctgtctcaCATTTCATCTTATTCTCTTTTAATAATTAATGTAAAAACTTTACTCTGGTAGAACAGtgatattatatattattattacattctgattttttttctcatgaattATTTGTTAAATCACTGAGGCCCTGAGAAAGTTAGTATCTGTTCTCCTGAGCTCTCTGGTGGTGACAAAAATACTTAAACTCAGTCTGGACAATACAAAGGTCCTATTTGCTCAACTATGatcaggggtcaaaggtcaggggtcaggtaATCATACATTCCCTCTCACTAAATATGCAGTGGAAACCCTCCTCTAGcatttgactgactgacattgtaaggttttgggtttttttagATTGCTGATGACacagtatttatatatatatatatatatttatctttttcttttggttttataCAATGTGATTACACCATGAAATGCAGCTGTAGTCCCTTTGTGCTATATTCACAGAAAATCTGTAAACAgatattcaaatatttaaattagAGTCATGAAATTAACACAGATACTATGATAgaagataagatattcctttattagtcccacagtggagaaatttcCACTAAAGTCATATAGTAAACAGAAATAAGTTGCATGTTCATTTATTCAACAGttctcatgtttatgtcacCAATTTGTATTAAGAGGACTTTACAAAATAAGATACAATGCATCTGTAGATATCCACAGTGGTTTATAAGGACAACGAGGACATTTTGCTGCAACATGCCTCTGCATGTCACATGAATACTGATTATCATGAAACTAAACCATTTAGTCGAGGACATTTCAAGCCTTATGTTTATATCCAGATGTGTACCTTTTTATCTTTAATTCAAAGACTGTaagacactgaaaatgtaaaaaaaaaaaaaaaaccttgaaactTTCTTTTTGAAGCGTATCGtgatttatttgaatattttgtatCTTCTTGAATaatgttgttttgtgctttggtgctgtgatgtcacatcTCCGTGGTCATGCGCTGTGCTGTAGTTGTGGCCTCCTATAAAGGTACACGACACCAGATATGTAGCCGTCCTCGTGCTCTGACACCGCTCTCTCCCAGTCTTCCACCTCAGTGACCTCTACACAAGCCCACAGCCCCTCTTGCTCCATCTGCTTCAGCTCACTCTCCAAGGCAGCTTTGTACTCCTTGTTGGAACAGTTGTTTCTGGTTGTCATGCAAACGTAGCCACCTGGTGTAAAACAGGcgacagtgcagcagtgtggttGAGTGATTAAAACACACCCAGACAGTGGAGATACTGATTTACAACCAAGATCAGAACTGCAGTTGAGACAGCATCAAACCAAAACACATATTCTCACCTGGTTTGGTGGCCTTGCACAACTCTCTGACCACATGAACCGGGACCTGACCAACACTCAGCGATCCGACAATCACAACCACATCAAACAAACCTGCAGGAAgtgaagaggtggaggagtgaAGTGGATAATCCATCTAATTTAGATCATATCAGTTCCATAAGAAATGCATAAAACTACAGCTACCACTGCTAATAATACTAAAGATTAGTAACATTAAGTTAACATTAACATAAAGTCGATCACAAACGTAACGTAGGACTGACAATAAAACAACCAAACATTTTAACAGTGATTCCAACTATAACACACACGTAATAAATCTGCAGCCGCAGCCAGCAGTGACAAAGTAAACTCATAATAAGATAATCAGAACAAAGACAAGCGAGGGCAATCAGTCTGAACACAAATACTGAATAAACCGTCGCCCTCTGATATCACCTACTGAATCACAGTGATCACTGACCAACGTGAAATAATGAACTAAATGAATTAGATTACCCCACTGGACAGGCAGCGGCTCCTCTCCCAGCATGGACAGCTTCAGGTCCTGGTACAACCCGCTCTTTCTGGCCAGCTCCACCATGGCCTTGCTTCCATCAATTCCCACAAAATGTCCAAATCCATGTGTCTTCATCtggacaacagagacacatttgGTTGTTCATCATACTGGGCAAATCGACTGAACGTGGGAATTAAAAGTGGATAGTGAAAGGGTCAGTGTAGCTCTAAATCACAGGACCGAGAAATGACGAGTCTTAAATAAAAGGTTTGATCCAAACAAGTAAAAATATGCAAGGTGAGAAtcaaaactgaactgaattaaaCTGGACCTGACATCACAGAAGTCATATTTTATAGAAAAGAATATTTTTGTCActaagaagaaaaacagaaaaagttcGTGAAATATTTGATTGACTCTTTTACCtcagttttcatttgttcagAACGTCATTGGTGCAGGAGTTCCTTTCTTGTGAGTTTACCTGTTTGGCCACCAGTCCtgtgccacaggtcacatcCAACACGACAGCCGCTTCACGGTCACCGCTGAAATGGGAGGAGATGCAGTCTGCTGCCAGACTTGGTGCTCGGTAGTCCAGAATAGCCACATCCTATTTAAAGGGGTTTTGAGACAGAACAGTGGCTTTTAGTACAGATTAAGAAGGCAAATGTGAAGAGGGGTCTTCATTTATTATGGGGGAAAAACAGTTATAATGCTATCGAATATATATTGTAGAatttgcaaaaaagaaaaaaaaaactttcacaagaaatacagaaaatagaAGATATTCCTTATTTGctaaaataaatagattcaaaGCCACTAAATGTTATTATATTTTGGActgcattatttttctttgtgttgtttttcaaacCAAAtatatttcactttatttctgcACATTAATATCATTAAAAGTACATTTCCTCTAACCCAACTggacaaaaacatcaaagcaaagcaaataaaTCTGCCAATCTTTTGCTGATATCATCTTATTGTATTTCAGTTTCCTCACTTGATCGTAATTCTCTGCCCACGAGTCGTAGAAGTCGGTCTTTTCCTTTAATGTGGAGTTCTTATGAGCTGATAAGATGGTCgctttcacattttcaaatgtgttaGTGGCTGCTGACATTATGTACGGACCTGTTCAAAGGAAGGAACCGGAGAGAAAATAGTCAGATGATGATAACGGATATCAGAAACTTTATGGCAGATAGCAAGTTTAAAGTCTGAATGACATTTCAGCTGGCTGTGCTTTTATCTTATCTGGTGATCCATTTTCATCTTCTAACAAGCTGATCACCTCACTTTCTGGTTTTGACTTGGTCTTACTTTCTGGTTTTGTAATGTTATGTGTTAC
Above is a window of Chaetodon auriga isolate fChaAug3 chromosome 15, fChaAug3.hap1, whole genome shotgun sequence DNA encoding:
- the mettl27 gene encoding methyltransferase-like protein 27 encodes the protein MSAATNTFENVKATILSAHKNSTLKEKTDFYDSWAENYDQDVAILDYRAPSLAADCISSHFSGDREAAVVLDVTCGTGLVAKQMKTHGFGHFVGIDGSKAMVELARKSGLYQDLKLSMLGEEPLPVQWGLFDVVVIVGSLSVGQVPVHVVRELCKATKPGGYVCMTTRNNCSNKEYKAALESELKQMEQEGLWACVEVTEVEDWERAVSEHEDGYISGVVYLYRRPQLQHSA